The nucleotide sequence GCGGGCCTGGTGGCGCAGCGGCCGCTTGGCCCGGCGGCTCCTGGACGACCTCAAACCCGCCGCCGTCCTCGGGCTGGGCGGTTTCGCGGCCGCTCCGCTGGTGGTAGCCGCGGCCAGAAAAGGCGTTCGCTGCGCGATGCTCAACCCCGATGGCGTCCCCGGTCGCGCCAACCGCGCGCTGGCGCGGCGCGCCGAGATTATCTTCACGCAGTTCGAAGAGACGACCGGTTCGTTCGCGGCGGCGCTGCGCCCCAAGGTGCAGGCGGTCGGTTGCCCGATCCGCCGCGTCGCCGGCGCGTCGCGGCAGGAGGCGGTGGGGCACTTTGATTTGGCTGCGGCCCGCAAGACGCTGCTGGTGCTGGGAGGCAGCCTGGGCGCCAGCAACATCAACGCGGCGGTGGAAGCGATTCTGGACGACATCGCGGCGCTCGACGATCAATGGCAGGTGCTGCATGTGACCGGTTCAGCCGCCCAGGAGGAACAGCCAAGCCGCAAGCGGCAGGGGACGACGCCGCCGGTGCGGCGCGTGGCATATTGCCAGCGCGTGGACCTGGCGTATGCGGCCGCCGATTTGGCCCTGTGCCGCGCGGGCGCCTCGACAGTGGCGGAACTGGCTGCGGCGTCAGTGCCGGCGGTCTTCATGCCCTACCCGTATCATCGAGACGCTCACCAGGCCGCCAACGCTGCCGCGATGGTGCGATGCGGCGGGGCGGTGATCTGTCCCGACGACAAAGACGCCGCCGCCAATGCCGCAAACCTGCGCCGCTGCCTGCTGCCGTTGATGGCCGACGCGGCGAAACTTGACGAGATGCGCCGCGCCGCCGCTCAAGTGGCCAAGCCCCACGCGGCGGCCGCCGTGGCGCAGTGGTTGGTGCGGTCGTAGAACGTGTCGCGGACGTCTCGCCCGCGCGTGGCAATTGGGTGCCGTGGCGGGGAGCCCCGAAGGGGCGGACAGCCACGACGGACGCGCGCCAAGAACAGGGGATCGTGGCTGTCGGGCTGCGCCCTCCCGCCACGGCACCCTTGGGTGCCTCCGGGGACGGCAGAGTCGATTGCATGGCTAAAGAAAAGTCGACGCCCCGGGCGATAAGAACAGTAGGAATTGTCTGAGCTTCACTGGTGGCACAGCCTTTCCAGGCTGTGACAAGGTTGCTGTTGCCATGCAGCGAAGACACAGGCTGGAAAGCCTGTGCCACCGATGGATGGATGTTGTCTTTATGACGCAAACGAATAACCAACCCGCCGCTGAGAGTTTCGTCGGCAAGAGCGTTCACCTGATCGGCATGGGCGGGTGCGGGATGGGCGCCATCGCCGGGGTGCTGCTGGCGCAGGGGGCGCGGGTGAGCGGGTCGGACTCGGGGGCCTCGGAGTTGCTCGACCGCCTGGCCCGCCAGGGCGCGACGGTACACGTGGGACAGCGCGGGGGCAATATTCCCGCCGATTGCGAACTTGTCGCCTACTCGGCGGCGATCCACAACGAGAACCCCGAGTTGGTTGCCGCACGGCAGCGGGGGCTGGAGGTCGTGCGTTACAGCGCGATGCTCGGGCGGTTGATGGCCCAGCGGCAGGGTATCGCCATCGCCGGAACGCATGGCAAGAGCACCACCACGGCGATGGTGGCGTACGCGCTCAAGACGGCAGGGCTGGATCCCAGCTTTGTCGTCGGCGCCATGGTCGATCAGCTCGGCGGGCCCAGCGGCGTGGGAAGCGGTCCGCATTTTGTGGCCGAGGCGTGCGAGTTCGACCGCAACTTTCTGGACCTTCGCCCGCGGTACGCGGCGATCCTCAACGTCGAGGAAGACCACCTCGACTGCTATCGCGACCTGTCGGCGATCATCGAGGCGTTCCGCGCCTTCGGCGACCTGGTGACCCCGGGCGGGGTGCTGGTGGTCAACGGCGAAGACCGCAACGCCGCTTCGGCGGTCTCCCGCGCACGCTGCGCCGTCGAGACCTTCGGCCTGACCAGCTCATGCACCTGGCGGGGCGTCAACGCCAGCGCGCAGCAGGGCATCGTCTCGATGGACGTGCAGCATGGCGGTCAACCGTACTGCCGCATCACCGTGCCGCTGCCGGGCCTGCACAACGCGTACAACACGCTGGCGGCCGTGGCGCTGCTGCACCACGCGGGCGTTCCGGCCGACCGGATGGCGGCGCTGTTGGCGGGGTTCACCGGCGCGCGGCGGCGGATGACGTTCAAGGGCGACGCCGGCGGCGTGACGGTGCTGGACGACTACGCGCACCATCCCACCGAGATCGCCGTGACGCTGCGGGCCATCCGCGAGCACTACCGCCCGCAGCGCCTAGTGTGCATCTTCCAGCCGCACCAGCACAGCCGCACGCGGTTTCTGCTTAAGGACTTCGCCCGCTCGTTCAGTTCGGCCGATGAAGTGATCGTTCCGGACATTTACTTTGTTCGCGACAGCGACCTTGAAAAAGATTACATTTCATCCGAGGATCTGGTGTCGCAGATCCGCCTGCACGGCGGGTCGGCTCGATATATTGAGGCGTTCGATCAGATTGTCGAGCAACTCGCTCTACAGTTGCACAGCGGCGACCTGGTGGTGACCATGGGCGCCGGCAACATCTGGGAAGTGGCCGATGAAATTGTTCGCAGGTTTGGAAGAAATCGTCAGGGTTGATGAACCGCTGGCCGGGCACACGTGGCTGAATATCGGCGGCCCGGCCATGTACTTCGTGCTCCCTCGCAACGTCGAGGAGCTGGCGGAGGTGGTGCGCCGCTGCCGCGAGAACGAAGTGCCCATGTACGTCCTGGGCAGCGGGGCCAACGTGCTCATCGACGATGCCGGCGTCAAGGGCGCCGTCATTCATCTGCACAAGGCGTTCCAGGAAGTCTCGGTTACCGACAACGGGCTGCGCGCCGGCGCCGGGGCCGACCTGGGCAAGCTGGTGCTGCGCTGCGTGCGCGGCGGCCTGTCGGGCCTGGAGTGCCTGACGGGAATTCCCGGAAGCATCGGCGGCAGCGTGAAGATGAACGCCGGCGGAACCTTCGGCGACATCGGCAACGTGATCGACTCGGTCGATGTGATGACGGCCGAGGGCGAGGTCTTCACCCGCTACCGCGGCGACCTGGCCTTTGCCTACCGCTCGACGAACATCACCGCCAAGTTCATTCTTTCGGCCGAGTTTCGCCTCGTCGAGGACGACCCGCACCGCATTCTCAAGCAGGTCAAGCAGATCTGGATGTACAAGAAGAACTCTCAGCCGCTGGCCAAGCGCAACGCCGGGTGCATTTTCAAGAATCCGCGCGGGCTCTCGGCCGGGGCCCTGATCGACCGCTCGGGACTCAAGAACAAGCGCGTGGGCGGAGCGTACGTTTCGCCCAAGCACGCCAACTTCATTCTGGCCGACCAGGGCACCACGGCCTCGGACATCCTCAAGCTGATCAACATCATTCGCGAGACGGTGTACAAGCAGCACGAGGTGTACCTGGAGCTGGAAATCGACGTCTGGTGAGGTTGGGCGAGTGACGCTGGGTGCCATGGCGGCCGTTGTTCCGCCGCCATGCTGGTGGATCGTTCAGGGACATGGCGGCTGAGGAACGGCCGCCATGGCACCCGGGGCATTAGGGATAGCAGGGACAACGCATGGATGCGCTGGACATAACCGTTCTGTTGGGTGGGCCTTCGCCGGAGCGCGAGGTCTCACTGCTCAGCGGCGCCGCCGTGGCCGACGCGCTGGAGCGCCTGGGCCATCGCGTGACCCGCGCCGACATCAGTCTGCGCGACACTTCCGCCCTCGATCGAAAAGGCATAGACCTGGTTTTCAACGTTCTGCACGGCGAGTTCGGCGAGGACGGACAGGTCCAGACCCTCTGCGAGCAGCGAGGCCTGCGGTACACCTTTTCCGGTCCCCACGCCAGCCGCCTGGCGATGGACAAGGCCGCCTCCAAGCAGGCCTTCCTCCGCGCGGGCCTGGCCACGCCGGCCTGGATGGTCATCGAGGACTTCCACGACCCGGCCAAGGTGCAGAAGTGGCTGACCGAACTGCCCCCGCCGGTGGTGGTCAAGCCCGTCGGCGGCGGATCGAGCGTCGACGTGATCATCGCCCGCACGCCCGCCCAGCGGGACGACGCGATGGCCGCCCTGCTGGACAAGAACGGCCGCGTCATGCTCGAACGCTACGTCGCGGGGCGCGAGTTCACCGTCGGCGTGCTGGGCGAGCAGGCCCTGCCGGTGCTCGAGATCATTCCCGACGGCGAGTTCTACGACTACCGCTCCAAGTACTCCGACGAGGCCAAAACGCAATACGTTTTTGACTCAGACATTCCGCCCGCAACAGCCGAAAAGATGCAGCAGTGGGCACTGGCCGCCCACGCCGCTCTGGGCTGCCGCGACCTGTCGCGCGTCGACTTC is from Planctomycetaceae bacterium and encodes:
- a CDS encoding UDP-N-acetylglucosamine--N-acetylmuramyl-(pentapeptide) pyrophosphoryl-undecaprenol N-acetylglucosamine transferase, with the protein product MSSRMYIFAGGGTGGHIYPGLAVADELLRLDSGAKIVFACSNRDIDRRILDALPHAIVPQPVLPLPNCPLQVLPFLRAWWRSGRLARRLLDDLKPAAVLGLGGFAAAPLVVAAARKGVRCAMLNPDGVPGRANRALARRAEIIFTQFEETTGSFAAALRPKVQAVGCPIRRVAGASRQEAVGHFDLAAARKTLLVLGGSLGASNINAAVEAILDDIAALDDQWQVLHVTGSAAQEEQPSRKRQGTTPPVRRVAYCQRVDLAYAAADLALCRAGASTVAELAAASVPAVFMPYPYHRDAHQAANAAAMVRCGGAVICPDDKDAAANAANLRRCLLPLMADAAKLDEMRRAAAQVAKPHAAAAVAQWLVRS
- the murC gene encoding UDP-N-acetylmuramate--L-alanine ligase; translated protein: MTQTNNQPAAESFVGKSVHLIGMGGCGMGAIAGVLLAQGARVSGSDSGASELLDRLARQGATVHVGQRGGNIPADCELVAYSAAIHNENPELVAARQRGLEVVRYSAMLGRLMAQRQGIAIAGTHGKSTTTAMVAYALKTAGLDPSFVVGAMVDQLGGPSGVGSGPHFVAEACEFDRNFLDLRPRYAAILNVEEDHLDCYRDLSAIIEAFRAFGDLVTPGGVLVVNGEDRNAASAVSRARCAVETFGLTSSCTWRGVNASAQQGIVSMDVQHGGQPYCRITVPLPGLHNAYNTLAAVALLHHAGVPADRMAALLAGFTGARRRMTFKGDAGGVTVLDDYAHHPTEIAVTLRAIREHYRPQRLVCIFQPHQHSRTRFLLKDFARSFSSADEVIVPDIYFVRDSDLEKDYISSEDLVSQIRLHGGSARYIEAFDQIVEQLALQLHSGDLVVTMGAGNIWEVADEIVRRFGRNRQG
- the murB gene encoding UDP-N-acetylmuramate dehydrogenase — protein: MKLFAGLEEIVRVDEPLAGHTWLNIGGPAMYFVLPRNVEELAEVVRRCRENEVPMYVLGSGANVLIDDAGVKGAVIHLHKAFQEVSVTDNGLRAGAGADLGKLVLRCVRGGLSGLECLTGIPGSIGGSVKMNAGGTFGDIGNVIDSVDVMTAEGEVFTRYRGDLAFAYRSTNITAKFILSAEFRLVEDDPHRILKQVKQIWMYKKNSQPLAKRNAGCIFKNPRGLSAGALIDRSGLKNKRVGGAYVSPKHANFILADQGTTASDILKLINIIRETVYKQHEVYLELEIDVW
- a CDS encoding D-alanine--D-alanine ligase is translated as MDALDITVLLGGPSPEREVSLLSGAAVADALERLGHRVTRADISLRDTSALDRKGIDLVFNVLHGEFGEDGQVQTLCEQRGLRYTFSGPHASRLAMDKAASKQAFLRAGLATPAWMVIEDFHDPAKVQKWLTELPPPVVVKPVGGGSSVDVIIARTPAQRDDAMAALLDKNGRVMLERYVAGREFTVGVLGEQALPVLEIIPDGEFYDYRSKYSDEAKTQYVFDSDIPPATAEKMQQWALAAHAALGCRDLSRVDFMLGTDAVPQVMEVNTIPGFTSHSLVPMAARRIGMSFDQLVEKIVALAMQR